Proteins from a single region of Corylus avellana chromosome ca11, CavTom2PMs-1.0:
- the LOC132165046 gene encoding G-type lectin S-receptor-like serine/threonine-protein kinase LECRK1: protein MQILFFPFLLLSAVFTQQVQSVVKPGSFLTPTTNSSWPSPSGLYAFGFYKQGSGYAVGIFLAGISQKTVVWTADRDKPPVPADFKLNFTRDGKLVLQSAQGVDQTRLASFPGGASSASMLDTGNFVLLNSTNQTVWQSFDYPTDTFLPTQNLSHGQVLYSSLSDTNKSTGLFRLLMQEDGWLSLYPAGTPYAPLEYGYWGAGLSGQKKNDVVLQLEDDGHLYLLNGAHAIIANMTSAGNPIKGVVYRLTIDPDGMLRLYSYDTNQNGNWTVTWSAPDNKCYPKGLCGFNGYCALNDLEVICKCLPEFESVNVEDRSSGCQRNFTAESCESDRYTMEPVLNTVWENDNYSIIISTTQDNCGEACLQDCNCEAALFKDGVCTKQRLPLRFGRRDQSDTTVTLIKVGTSTTIVDRNLPKETKKELRLDILIVSVSLLAFALVVLVISGIAVYRNRVWSYKVIANHGNTVLGEDVAPKSFTYAQLEKVTGGFKEELGRGAFGTVYKGAICVGF, encoded by the coding sequence ATGCAAATTCtcttcttcccttttcttcttctctcagcGGTTTTCACTCAACAGGTGCAATCCGTTGTGAAGCCAGGCTCTTTCTTGACACCAACCACCAACTCTTCTTGGCCATCACCTTCCGGTCTATATGCCTTTGGATTCTACAAGCAAGGCAGCGGTTATGCTGTCGGCATTTTTCTTGCCGGAATTTCACAGAAGACAGTAGTTTGGACAGCCGACCGGGACAAACCTCCGGTTCCCGCTGATTTTAAACTGAATTTCACACGTGATGGAAAACTGGTTCTCCAATCGGCACAAGGCGTGGATCAGACACGCCTCGCCAGTTTTCCGGGAGGTGCAAGCTCCGCGTCGATGCTTGACACGGGAAATTTTGTTCTCCTTAATTCTACTAATCAGACGGTGTGGCAGAGTTTCGATTATCCAACGGACACCTTTTTGCCAACTCAGAATCTTTCCCACGGACAGGTGTTGTATTCCAGTCTTTCAGACACTAACAAGTCAACCGGCTTATTTCGTCTGTTGATGCAAGAAGATGGGTGGCTCTCGCTGTACCCAGCTGGAACTCCATACGCGCCGCTTGAATATGGTTATTGGGGAGCTGGTTTGAgcggacaaaaaaaaaacgacgTCGTACTGCAACTTGAAGACGATGGTCATCTCTATTTGCTCAATGGCGCTCACGCCATTATAGCGAATATGACATCAGCAGGAAATCCTATAAAAGGTGTGGTCTACCGATTGACAATTGACCCCGATGGGATGCTGCGGCTATACTCGTACGACACGAACCAGAACGGAAATTGGACAGTCACGTGGTCCGCTCCAGACAACAAATGTTACCCGAAGGGTCTATGTGGGTTTAACGGGTATTGTGCTTTAAACGATCTGGAAGTTATTTGCAAATGTCTTCCTGAATTTGAATCGGTCAACGTGGAGGATAGGAGTTCAGGCTGTCAAAGGAATTTCACAGCAGAAAGTTGCGAAAGCGACAGATATACCATGGAACCAGTGCTTAATACTGTATGGGAAAATGATAATTATTCTATTATCATATCGACGACCCAAGACAATTGCGGAGAAGCATGTTTGCAGGACTGCAACTGTGAAGCTGCTCTGTTCAAAGACGGGGTGTGCACAAAACAGAGGCTTCCGTTGCGATTCGGGAGAAGAGATCAAAGCGACACAACCGTAACCCTCATCAAGGTTGGTACATCTACAACCATTGTAGATAGAAATCTGCCAAAAGAAACCAAGAAAGAGCTTCGACTCGACATCCTAATTGTCAGTGTTTCATTACTTGCTTTTGCATTAGTTGTCTTGGTGATTTCTGGAATTGCAGTTTACAGAAATCGTGTTTGGTCATATAAAGTGATAGCTAATCATGGAAACACTGTCTTGGGTGAGGATGTTGCCCCAAAATCTTTTACTTACGCACAACTAGAGAAAGTGACGGGTGGTTTCAAGGAAGAGCTTGGCAGAGGAGCTTTTGGGACAGTATATAAAGGAGCAATAtgtgttgggttttga